The Deinococcus humi genome has a segment encoding these proteins:
- a CDS encoding histidine triad nucleotide-binding protein — protein sequence MTASPTLFERIIAREIPSDIVYEDDDYIAIRDIAPKAPVHLLVIPKRVSARLDEITDAGEMGALWLTAVKVARQHAEDYRLLVNSGEKGGQVVFHTHIHILAGWENGPESDT from the coding sequence ATGACCGCCTCCCCCACCTTGTTCGAGCGCATCATCGCCCGTGAGATTCCCAGCGACATCGTGTACGAGGACGACGATTACATTGCCATCCGTGACATCGCGCCCAAGGCCCCGGTCCATCTGCTGGTCATCCCCAAGAGGGTCAGTGCCCGCCTCGACGAGATCACCGACGCCGGGGAAATGGGAGCCCTGTGGCTGACCGCCGTGAAGGTGGCCCGGCAGCACGCCGAGGACTACCGCCTGCTGGTCAACTCCGGTGAGAAGGGCGGTCAGGTGGTGTTCCACACCCATATTCACATTCTGGCGGGCTGGGAGAACGGCCCCGAGAGCGACACCTGA